A region of the Exiguobacterium aurantiacum DSM 6208 genome:
TATCAGAACGCATAAGAAAAATCGATCGGCCGCGGCCGATCGATTTTTTCATTGGACTTCGACCGTCTCCATGACGTGTTCATGGATGTCGTGCCCTTTCGTCACATGAACTTGAACGTTATATGGTCCCGCCTCGGTAAACGTGTGCTCCCCTGTGTACACACCGTCCGTCTCTTCAAGTTTCACCCACTCATGTTTTTCAGCTCCGTCTTTGAACACTTCAAGTTGGACGTCAGCCCCAGTGAGCGTCTCGTGGTCGATTTCCACGTTCACCTTGAACGGTTGCGGTTCGTTCACCGTCGCTTGTTTCGGTTCAAGCACAATGTCAGCACCGGCGTGGTGATGATGGTCGCTCGTTTCCTCCGCCTCAGCCGCCGTTTCCGGATGACCGACCGTGACGTTCGTCGTCGGCATCGTGTGCATCGATCGAGCCGTCACATGGACTTGCACCGTATAAACCGCTTCATCGGCGAACGTCGTGTCGACTTCATATACCCCGTCTTCAGTCAGTGACGCCTTCATCATCTCGCTATCTTCTTTTGCCCCGTTCTTCCATACTTCGAACTTGATTTCGTCGGCATCGTCGACCGGTTTGTCTTCTTGCGTGACACGTACCGAGAGCGTGACGGTTTCCCCTTTGTCAGCTGTCGCCGGCACGTTCAATTCGGCTTCGACGGGTTCCATCGATTGGACGGTTTGAGCCGCATTGTCTGTTTGTTCGGATCCACAAGCCCCAAGCACCAGTACGCTAGCGAGACTTGTCGCCATTCCCAAATTCATCATTGTTCGTTTCATCATACATCCCCCTATTTAACCGCTTACATGTTTCACACTTTGTTCATGATACCATCCTTTTTCAGGAAATGTGTGAGGATTGTGTGATATTTACCACGCCCCTCGCTCATAAATTGCACACATAATTTGAGAGACGTTCGCCAAAAATTCCTTTGTCTAATTTTAGGTTTTTTGATGAGATCATCTGAAATGGGGTATATAAAATATATATACAGCTCAATATTTGGAAAGCCTTAACATCAAGATACATACACCATGAATGGAGGCGAATGGAAAATGAAGAGCAGGTTCGTACGTGTATTAATGGCCTTGTTGATCATGTTGGCACCGTTAGTCACTTATCCAAAATCAGCCGATGCCGCCGCTTCAAAATTCATAACGAGCGTGAACACGACCAGTAAAGTCGTGGCATTGACGTTCGATGATGGGGCGGATGGTGCGAATACGAACAAGATTTTGGACATACTCGCGAAAAACAACGTCAAAGCCACTTTCTTTTTAACTGGATCGGGCGCCAACCATCACCCCCAATACATTAAAAACATCGCAGCCAAAGGTCACCAACTCGGTAACCACTCCTACAGCCATCCAGACTTTACCAAATTAACCGCCACTCAAATGAAAACAGAGCTCGATCGGACGGAAGCGATCGTCAAGTCACTAACAGGCAAGACGACAAAACCGATTTTCCGGGCACCGTTCGGCGCTGTGAATAGTGCCGTCTTGAACGGAGTCGGCGCAGCCGGCTATGGTTATACGATTCAATGGAACATTGACACAATCGACTGGAAAGGTCTCACCGCCAGTCAAATCAACACAAAAGTCCAAACGAACATCAAACCTGGCTCAATCGTCTTGATGCACACAGGTGCAGGCGCACCGGGCACACCGCTCGCCTTGCCTACGATGATTTCACAACTAAAAGCGAAAGGGTACAAGTTCGTCACCGTCTCACAACTGCTCGCGTATCAACAAGCACCGACCGGTAAAACGTACACTGTCAAATCAGGGGATACGCTCTACAGCATCGCCCGTGCTTACAACGTCACCGTCGCCGCCCTCGCTGCCGCGAACAAAATCACCAACTACAACTTGATTTCCGTCGGACAAGTGCTCGTCATTCCAGGTACGACCGTCACACCGCCGCCTACGACGACCGTCAAATACACGGTCAAGTCAGGCGACACCCTCTATAAGATCGCGACGCTGTATAAGACGACCGTCGCGAAAATTGCCGCCGCCAACAATATCACGAACGTCAACTCGATTTACGTCGGACAAGTGTTGATCATCCCGGGCACGACCGTCACACCGCCGCCTGCGACGACCGTCAAATACACGGTCAAGTCGGGCGACACCCTCTATAAGATTGCGACAGCCTATAACACGACCGTCGCCAAGATTGCCGCTGCCAACAATATTACGAACGTCAACTTGATCAGTGTCGGCCAAGTGCTCACGATTCCTCGCTAATCAAAAGAAGTGCCCACCGAACTCGGTGGACACTTCTTTTATTATGCGCCAAGACATTCATCGACCATCGCTGCCGCGACATGCGTGTCATCGACTCCATGGACGAGCACCCGACCATCTTTGAATAAGAGCATCCGATGATTTCGCCATCGCCACTCCAACATGAACGGTGTCCGCTTCACGGAGACGTCGGCTCGCTCAAGCTGATTGGCGATCGGCTCAAGCCCTTCGATAGGCCGGCGGACTTGGACAACGTCACGTCCACATAAAAGTGCTGTCTGCTGTCGATTCGGAACGAGGCTCGGATATTCATGTTGTTGGCAAGACTTACACGACACGTCGACGAGTCGTGCGACATCGAGTCGTTGCGACTGATTTTCCCACATGTCTTCAATCAAGAGACGGCGTTCCATTTTCTCATGACGGCCCGTCAAATATTTAAGCGTCTCCACCGCTTGACGACTCGCCACGTGTTGCACGATCGGCGCCACGACCCCCGCTGACGCACACGTCTGTCCGGCAAGCGGTAAATGACGCATGAGGCAACGAAGACAAGGTGCCTGCCCTGGCATCACTGTGTAGTTCATCCCATAGGCTCCAACGCACGAGGCGAATAAAAACGGAATGCCGCGTTCGAGCGCAAAGTCATTCAATAGAAGGCGTGTGTCGACGTTATCTGTTGCGTCCAGCACCATGTCGACGTGAGGCAACGGACGAAGCCAATCCCAAGAGACGTCGGCGATGTGCGTGTTCAAATCGACATCTGAGTTGATCGCCTTTAACCGTTCAAACGCCGCAATCGCTTTTGGCGTCTCGGCGAGCGCATCCTGTTCTGCGTAGAGCGTCTGTCGCTGCAAGTTCGTCATCTCGACATAATCGCGGTCGACGAGGATGAGCGAGACGCCGGCACGCACGAGCTGATCCGATACTGCCGCACCGAGAGCGCCGAGCCCTACAAGGAGAACGCGCTTCATCGCTAGTTCATTTTGACCTTCCGCTCCGATGCCATGAAATCGGGCTTGCCGCGCATAGCGCTCCGGGATGCGTGTCATCGGATGTAGTCTCCAGACTTCCCACCTTGTTTCTCGAGCAAGTACGTCGGTCCGATGACGATTCCTTTATCGACGGCTTTCGTCATATCGTACACGGTCAAAGCAGCGACTGACGCGGCTGTCAACGCCTCCATCTCGACACCGGTATCCCCTTTCGTCTTCACGAACGACTCGATGATGAGCTGCGTCTCGTCCCACTCGAACGTCAAATCAACTTTTTTCAAGGCGAGCGGATGGCACATCGGAATAATGCGGCTCGTCTCTTTAGCGGCCATGATGCCAGCCACTTGGGCGACGGCGAGCACGTCGCCTTTCACGAGACTGCCGTCCGTGATGAGCTGTTTGAGCTCTCCGCTCAGCCCCACCGATGTCCGGGCCCGAGCTGTCCGAGTCGTTTCCGGTTTATCCGATACATCGACCATCTGCGCCCGCCCTTGGTTGTTCATATGTGTCAATTCCATCGTTTACCCTCCGCTTACCATTGGAATGACGGCAACCGTGTCCCCGTCTTCGATCATGTAGTCATCCATCTCATAACGCTCATTGACCGCGAACATGAGCCGTTCTGCACCCGAGACGCCCCGATCGGCCAAATCAGCTCGCAAGGCGGCGATGGTTTGCGGCGCTGAAACGGTATAGGATCGGACGGCCAATTCTTCTGCCACGTGGGCAAAGCACAATACTTCAATCATGTGTACGTCACTCCTTCCGGGCGGCCCGGCAGCTGCTCTTTTTGATCACCCATCCATTTCGTACCGTCTGTCCAATGCTCTCGTTTCCAAATCGGAACGATTTCTTTGATGCGTTCGATCGCGTACCGGTTCGCCTCATACGCATCGGCACGGTGGGAAGAACTCGTCGCGATGACGACCGCTTCTTCCGTAATGTCGAGCCGCCCGATTCGGTGATGGATGGCTGTCAATGCACCAGGCCAACGTTCCGCCACTTCTTGCGCGATTTGTTCGAGCATCTTCTCGGCCATCGGCACGTACGATTCGTACTCGAGGAGCTCGGTCTGTTTAGACCCTGTCATCTCCCGCACCGTTCCGATGAACAGCACGACCGCTCCAACGTTACGATGTCGGACCACCTCGTAGAGTGCCATCGGTTCGAGCGGATGTTCATTTACTTCGTACCATTTCATCGCCCATCCACCTTTCCACAGCACGCATCAACCGAGCACGGTCTGTCACGGAATCTCCGCGTGCAATCACGTTCGTCAAATCGATTGGTTGTTCCTGTCCGTCTCGGACAAGTACAATTTTCGGGTAGTCTTTTCGTTTGTATCCTTCGATGAGGACGATATCGACGTGTGCTTCATACCAATTTAACAGCAGTTCAAACGTGTCGACGGCTTGCCATTCGATGAACGTCCCGTCTTCACCGATCACGCTCGATAATACAGCACCAGCCAACGCGTGGCGATGCGAGTCAGACATGGGTAAGTCAAGCGCCCCGCCGTGACCGTGATGCTTGATCACCCCGACGCGTCGACCAGCCGACGACAACTGCTTCGTCAACTCGGAGACGAACGATGTCTTGCCGCTATTTTGATAGCCGACCACTTGTAAAATCAAAGCTGATCGATGATGTGACATCGCACCATATCTCCTTTTTGAAACCCTCTCGTCCCGCCTGGCAGATGAATCAACGCATTGCACGTCGCAAGCGAGGAGACGATGCCCGATTTGTCTTTGCCACTCGGATGAACGACCGCCAATCCGGCCGCTTCGATCGTGACATGACCGCGCACGAACCGGTCGAACGGATTCGGTTTCGGGAAATCGATACCGAGCTGCGCCTCGATAGTCGGGCGCTCCGTTTGCCCGAACAACGTCTTCATATACGTGCCGACGAACAGCTCCGTGCCGACGAAGCACGCCGACGGATTGCCGGACAAACCGAATAACAGCCGGTCGTTTACGCGCGCGACAGTCGTGACGGATCCGGGCCGCATCCCGACTTTATTGAACAGTACCGTCGCCCCGAGCGCATGATACACGTCGGGCAAATAATCGAAATCTCCGACCGACACCCCGCCCGTCGTGACAATGGCGTCACTCGTTTGAAGTGCCTCGTCAATCGCACGTTTCGTCGAGGTGAACGTATCCGGTAAGATGCCGCCGTACGTCGCCGTGCCACCGAGCGCTTCGATTTGGGCGAGAATCATATATGCGTTCGAATTGTAAATCCGGCCCTCATCTTTCTTCAGTCCCGGTTCGACGAGCTCGTCGCCGGTCGCAAACACGGTGATGTGCGGTTTCCCGTACACGTCGACCCGCTCGTAGCCGAACGTCGCGAGCAAGGCGATGACGCCTGGGTTGATTCGGGTGCCGCGATTGACGAGATTCGTTCCTGCCGCCACATCTTCGCCGCGATAGGAGATGTTCGCATCACGGGCAGGCCGCTTGAACGTCACGACTCGTTCGTCCGCTTGAACGAGCTCGAGCATGACGACCGCATCGGCCCCGGCTGGAATCTTGGCCCCGGTCATGATCCGAATGGCCTGACCGTCACGTAACGGCGCCCCGACATGCCCGGCGCCTTGCACGTATTGAATGGGTAATGTCACCGGTTCATCGCGGCTCGCAATTTGTAGGTCTGCGGACCGGACCGCAAAGCCGTCATACGGCGACTTGTCGAACGCGGGAACGTCATGTGTCGCGACGAGGTCCATCGCCAACGTTCGCCCGTTCGACCGATGCAACGGTACCGTTTCCGTCTCGGCTCGCCTTGTCGCTTCTCGGACGAGTGAGATCGCCTCGTCAACGGCAAGCGGTTTGCGAAATAGCGTCGACACCTTTTCCATTACTCCACTTCCTTCCCTAGCAGTGCTTCAAAATCATGTTGCGTATTCACATTTTTAAACCAATCCCGCTCTTCAAACGAGACGATTGTTGCCTCGGTCACATGAGGCATGACCGCCCGTTGTCCGCGACGTAGCGCGACTTCAAACTGCGCCAACATCGAGCGGGGATACAACGCGATGAGCGGATGGATCCGCTCGTCTGCGTAAGCGACAACCGGCCGATCCCCTCGTTCCGTCGCCAGGCGCTCATAAACGCACGGCGGCACCAGTGGCGTGTCACACGCACAGACGGCATACCAATCACTCGAAACGTGCCGCATGACGGTGACGATGCCTGCGAGCGGTCCCATACCGCGCCATTCGTGGTCGTCTTCCAGTTGATGCGGGGCCGTCGTCTGTCCGGCTGGTACGACGCTCCACTGAGCCGTCGTCGTCGTCGCCATTGTTTGCCGTGCCCGTTCTTCAAACGAGACACCCTGGTAGCGAACTTGCCATTTAGGGGACCCGAAGCGGCGCGATTTGCCGCCTGCCAAGACGATGCCAATCATCGCGTCGCTTCCCAGACGATGTGTGAGAGTTCTGGGAGAATCAAACGGGTCATCGCCAAATCGACAGCGCCTCGCGATCCTGGCATTGAGAAGATGATCGTGTCCCCGATGCGTCCGGCGAGAGCCCGTGACAGCATCGCCGCCGGACCGATATCTTCCGTAAAGCTGACGTGACGGAACAGTTCGCCGAAGCCGACCATCTCTCGGTCGAGCAGCGGTCGAATCGTCTCGATCGTGACGTCCCGTTTCGTGATTCCTGTCCCTCCGGTCGTCAAGATGACATCCATCTTCTCATCGACCATTCGTCTGACAGCCGCCTCGATTTCAAGCGGATCATCTTTCGTGATCTCGCGGTACGTGACCGTATGTGCCTCTTCTTTCAACAACGTGCAAATATGTTCACCTGACACGTCCGTATCGAGCGTGCGCGTGTCCGAAATCGTTAAAATCGCGGCCCGGACACGCTTCGTGTTTTCATGTGTGTGATTGTGTGCTTGCATGACCTTCACCCTCCGATATAACTCATTTCAATCCGCTTTCGTATCCGGTTGCCACTGCGCGACCGTTCTTCTGAATAGCGGTCGTCACGTACTTCCCATACCATTTTCAACGTCATCGCGATCAGGTCATCGCTCGCCCCGCTACGTAACAGTTCGCGAATGTCGGTTCCGTCTTCCACGAATAGACACGTGTACCATTTACCATCACTCGATAGACGGCCTCGCGTACATGTCCCACAAAACGGTTGACTGACCGAGGAGATGAAACCGACTTCCGCTCCATCGTCATAACGATAGCGTTTCGCGACTTCTCCGAGCGCCTCGGGAGCAAGAGGCTCGAGCAAGCCGTTTCGTTGGCGTAACACGTCTAAAATCGATTCAGACGATACGACATGTTCGACGTTCCACTCATTCGCTGTACCGACGTCCATGAACTCGATATAACGGAGCGTGATGTTCCGTTCTTTGAAATAGGCGGCCATCGGGGCGACTTCATGGTCGTTCCATCCTTTTCGGACGACCATGTTCACTTTCACTTCGATCCCTTGTCGTTTCGCCTCATCGATGCCTCGTAACACCATCTCCGGTGACGTCCCCCGCCCGTTCATCATCCCGAACGTCTCGGCTGATAAAGCGTCTAGGCTGACGTTGACCCGGTCAAGCCCGGCTTGCTTCAGCGCCTTCGCCGTCCGTTCTAGATAGACGCCGTTCGTCGTCAAACCGATCGTCTCAATCGTTGTGACGTTACGTAAACGACGGATCAAGTCATCAAGGTTGGGGCGTAACAACGGCTCTCCCCCCGTCAATCGGACTTTCTTTACACCATGCGGCGCAACGATCCGAACGAACCTCTCGATCTCATCAAACGATAGCAGTTCGTCGCGCTTCAAAAACTGGTGGTGACGAAACGCCTCTTCTGGCATGCAGTACCGGCAGCGAAAGTTGCATTTATCAATGACTGAGATACGTAAATCTTCTAGCGGCCGTCTTCGACGATCGGTCCATGGTGTCATGCTCTTTCATCCTTTCTTATCACGTCCGAAGGGACTGTCAAAGCCCCTCCGTCGTCGTCAGCGAATTGGTTTTTCAGCACCGCTTCGCAAGTAGTAGTAAATCGTGATCGCAATTGAGATCGCATAGAGCCCTAGCATGACGAACAATGCGCCGTTGAATGAGCCGACGAGGTCAAGCGACCAACCGAACATCTTCGGAATGAAGAAGGCGCCGTATGCCGCGAAGGCTGCCGAGAAACCGACGACGGCCGGCGTTTTCGTGGCTACGAACACGTGCGGTATCATCGCGAACGTCGCCCCCGAATTAAGACCGGTTGCGATGAACAAGATGACGAATGAAACGAAGAACATCGTTAAATTGTCGTTCGTGATTGCCATGATGACTGACACTGTGCCGAGCGCCATGATGCCAAAGACGATCAGTGTCACTTTCGCGGCACCGACTTTGTCACTGATCCATCCGCCGAAAGGTCGAGATGAAGCGCCCAAGAAGGCCCCGAGAAACGCGAGTGCCATCAAATCAGATTCCGGGAACTTCAATTTTAAGATCATCGGAAACGCCGCGGCATAGCCGATAAACGATCCGAACGCCGCCGTGTAAAGTAGCGTTTGGATCCAGAAGTGTTTTTCTTTGAATACACTTGCTTGTTCTCGAATCGATTGGCGTGCCGTCGGGAGGTTATCCATGAACAAATAGGCGCAAACGGTCAACACGATGGTCGGAACGACCCAGAGAAGCGCTGCGTTTTGAAGCCAAATTTGCTCGCCTGTATCAGTCACGAGGGCACTTCCACCGATGACACCAAAAATCCCCGTCGTGATCACCAATGGTGTAATCAGTTGAACGAGCGAGACACCTAAGTTCCCGACTCCACCGTTAATACCGAGCGCCGTCCCTTTTTTCGCTTTCGGATAGAAGGCGCCGATGTTCGCGTTTGAAGACGAGAAGTTCCCGCCCCCGAGTCCGCAAAGTGCAGCTAGAACCATGAATACCCAATACGGTGTGTTCACGTTTTGAACAGCGTAAGCGATACCGAGAAGCGGCAACAATAAAATCGATGTCGAGAAGATCGTCCAGTTCCGCCCGCCGAATATACTGTTCGCGAACGTGTAGAAAAAGCGCAACGACGCCCCGACGAGCCCTGGGAGTGCAGCCAAGGTGAACAACTGCCCTTGCGTAAAACTAAATCCGATTGAATTCAATTGTACGGCGGCCACTGACCACATCTGCCAGACAATGAACGCGAGCGTTAACGCCGGGACGGAGACGAGTAGGTTACGACTGGCGACTCGTTTGCCTGTCCCTTCCCAAAACTGGGTATCTTCCGGCTTCCACTCGGTCAGGCCGTTTGTTGTTTTTTGTAGTTGTTGCATCATCAGTTCCTCCTCTAATCGGGTCAATTCGTACCATACACTCATCCTATCGAGCCACCTCCTAAAAAAGTGTGTCATCTTTCACACTTATTTCGCATCTTTCTTAATTTCACGAGCTTGTCATGATTCTGTGACAAAATAAGTTTTCTTTTCGTTCTGTGACATTGAACACAGAAAATCCCTCCTCTGTTCCTTATCGTAAGGAATAGAGGAGGGATTGATTTGTCGCATCTTATTCGAATTCACTGCATGCCTGAAGCCCGCATGGCTTTGCAACCTTATTTTTTCAGTCAAGACGGAGTCCAAGTGTTCCGTGTCTTCGGTGTCTCGATTGCCGAGGCCGCGTTCACGGAGACGGGGCTCGATATCACGTTCCCGCTTGAAAGTCCGCTAGAAGAACTAGAAGCACTGTACAACTTGCTCACTCGGATTGACACCCATCATGACGTGACAATCGATGACACACAGGCCGTCATCGGTTATTTAGGAGACGGGACGACGGTCACCGTCTATCGTCACTTCAAACGATGGCTGGACTTCTTATCCGCTGCGCGCGTCCGCTCGATGGAAGGTGTCGTCGTCGAGGTCCGCGCCAACGGGATCAAGCTGGCCGAAGGAGTCCTTCGGTCTTACGAATTGGTGGAAGATGGCGAGTTTTATGTATCGGCCTGTACGATCGAGGCCGATGGGTTAGAACATTTTGAAGGTGAGTTATCGCTTGCGGCCGTCATGTGATCAATCGATAACACAGACCGAAATCGGACAATCTTCACAATGATTAAGCTGCTTCAACTTTTCTAAATCATGAATAATGATTTGACGGGACGGGAGCGAAATGATCCCTTCTTGGGCGAGCTCGTTCAACATGCGGTTCACGCGTTCACGCGACGTACCGCAATAGTTGGCGAGCTCTTGGTTTTTCAGTTTCAAGTCGATGAGGATACCCTCTTCGACTTCCACCCCATAGCTGTTCGCCATGCGAATCAGTGTCGAATAGAGCGCACCTTTCTTCCCGTTCAACACGAGGTCCCGGAATTTCGTGTGCTGTTTTCGCATATGCTCGTTGATCATCACCATGAACTCACGTACAAATTCAGGGTTCGATGACAAAATCATATTTTCAATCCGTTCGATTTTAACGGCATAAATTTCACTATCTTCTAACGCTTTCGCATTGAATAAATATTTTGGTTCAATCGCGAACAACGTCAACTCTCCGCAACAAGCCTCCGCACTTAAACAGCGTAACGTCAACTCTTTGCCGTTCTCCGTCAATTTAGAGATTTGAATGAGTCCCGTCTTCACAATATAAAATTCGCTCGCATCTTCTTGTTCCCGGAACAAGAAACCGCCTTTTGGGATATGGATGATCCGATGAGCCAGTTTTTTCGTTTCATCGAGTACCATCGTTTTGCTAGAGTGAGCCATTTCCACCAACCTTCCTAAAAATCCGCACCAATTTGCAGCTTGCCTCTATTCTAAACACAAACCCCTTTGAAACGCAATCAACATTTGGAAGCGTTTCAAAGGGGCGACTATTCTTTCACCTTATATTCAATTTTCTTCCAATATCGATATACTAATGCGATCAATCCGACGTTCACAATCGCAATTCCCATGTAAAGCCGCATCGAAGCATGATCGTATACCATGTAGCTTTCAATCGTATATTGCAATAAGATCATATTCGTCGCCAATAAGATTACGAGACCGAGCAAACTCCACACCTTACGCCCCATGATGAATCTCTCTTCCGACCGCAAAGATTTTTCCGTTCTCGATTTCAAGCAAGATTTTAGGAAGCTCTCGTTGTGGTGGTCCGGACTGAGGCTGACCATCGACACTGAAATAGCCACGATGGCACGGACATAGCAATACGTCTTCTTCTTCGACATAGAAGACCGGACACTGTAAATGCGTACACTTATTATTGTAAGCGACGAATTCCCCATTTTTTAAGTGGACGAGCAACGAGGATTCCTTGCCCGGGTATTCGAATTCGAGCGATTTTCCCGGCTCAAGTGAAGCGACCGTCGTGATGAACTGCCGATCGGTTTTCGGCTCACTGCGAACGAACGCGGCAATATTGAACGGGACGGTCGCGAGTCCGAGCGCGATGCCCGCGCCGAACGTCGATTTGATGAACGCCCGTCGATTTAGTTTTACATCATCGGCCCGACTCAAGTTGTCGACGAGCGCGGATAAACGTTCCCGGTCTTTTGATTCGTTTGACATAAGTCATCTTCCTTTCTATCTCAATCGGAATAGACGCCAAAGAATTCAGGGACGTAATTCCATTTATCGTCTTGTGAAGGTTTTTTTCCTTCAATCATGTTCATTTGGACACGTTGACGCCGCAACTGCATCATCTCGTCATGGTCGATAAAACGGATCGCATCTGATGGACAAACTGACGCGCACATCGGGGCGATATCGTGCTTCGAGCGGTCATAACACATGTCACACTTGTACATCTTGTTTTTCTCAAAATCGAATTTTGGGATCCCGAACGGACAGGCGAACGTACAGTTGCGGCAGCCGATACACTTTTCTTCGGAAGCAGATAAGACGACGCCTTCCGGAGTAATTTGAATCGCGTTGGCCGGACATACTTGGGCACAGGCCGGATTTTTACACTGCATACAGATCATCGGGAACGTCTGACGGTTCTCCGAGAAATCGATATAGTCGACGTAGTTGCGCTCGAGCCCTTCGTGGTCCCCGCATTCGCGGCAAGCCGCCTGACAAGCACGACAACCGATACAACGTTCAAACTCTAAATACATGACTTTGTTCATTTCGTTTGTACCTCCTCATCCATGACGTGACAACTCGTCGCAATCGCATGGTCCGCCACGAACGGTACGCTTGAGCCGAGCGGGACCGTCAACGGGTTAATGTGTAACGGGGTGTTCGCAGGCAACTTCTTCATTTGGGCCGCGCATACTTTAAATTCTGGCATCCGTGACATCGGGTCAAGACAAGGATTCGTCAATTGGTTGATGGCGAGCTCTTTGCCCCAATGGTAAGGGACGAAGATCGTGTCTTTACGAATCGCTTTCGTTAAACGTGCCTCGACGATCATAGCGCCGCGCCGCGTCCGAATCTCGACTTTGTCGCCCGTTTGAACACCGTAGTCGGATGCGAGTTCAGGATGAATCTCGACGAATGGCAATTTCGACATCGTGCTCAAGAAATCGACCCGTCTCGTCTGGTTTCCAGATAAATAGTGGAAGACGACACGCCCTGTCGTGAGCGTGACCGGGAATTCTGCGTTCGCATACTCTCCCGCT
Encoded here:
- the moaA gene encoding GTP 3',8-cyclase MoaA; the protein is MTPWTDRRRRPLEDLRISVIDKCNFRCRYCMPEEAFRHHQFLKRDELLSFDEIERFVRIVAPHGVKKVRLTGGEPLLRPNLDDLIRRLRNVTTIETIGLTTNGVYLERTAKALKQAGLDRVNVSLDALSAETFGMMNGRGTSPEMVLRGIDEAKRQGIEVKVNMVVRKGWNDHEVAPMAAYFKERNITLRYIEFMDVGTANEWNVEHVVSSESILDVLRQRNGLLEPLAPEALGEVAKRYRYDDGAEVGFISSVSQPFCGTCTRGRLSSDGKWYTCLFVEDGTDIRELLRSGASDDLIAMTLKMVWEVRDDRYSEERSRSGNRIRKRIEMSYIGG
- a CDS encoding QcrA and Rieske domain-containing protein is translated as MSNESKDRERLSALVDNLSRADDVKLNRRAFIKSTFGAGIALGLATVPFNIAAFVRSEPKTDRQFITTVASLEPGKSLEFEYPGKESSLLVHLKNGEFVAYNNKCTHLQCPVFYVEEEDVLLCPCHRGYFSVDGQPQSGPPQRELPKILLEIENGKIFAVGREIHHGA
- a CDS encoding 4Fe-4S dicluster domain-containing protein, with protein sequence MNKVMYLEFERCIGCRACQAACRECGDHEGLERNYVDYIDFSENRQTFPMICMQCKNPACAQVCPANAIQITPEGVVLSASEEKCIGCRNCTFACPFGIPKFDFEKNKMYKCDMCYDRSKHDIAPMCASVCPSDAIRFIDHDEMMQLRRQRVQMNMIEGKKPSQDDKWNYVPEFFGVYSD
- a CDS encoding Crp/Fnr family transcriptional regulator, with translation MAHSSKTMVLDETKKLAHRIIHIPKGGFLFREQEDASEFYIVKTGLIQISKLTENGKELTLRCLSAEACCGELTLFAIEPKYLFNAKALEDSEIYAVKIERIENMILSSNPEFVREFMVMINEHMRKQHTKFRDLVLNGKKGALYSTLIRMANSYGVEVEEGILIDLKLKNQELANYCGTSRERVNRMLNELAQEGIISLPSRQIIIHDLEKLKQLNHCEDCPISVCVID
- a CDS encoding MFS transporter; protein product: MQQLQKTTNGLTEWKPEDTQFWEGTGKRVASRNLLVSVPALTLAFIVWQMWSVAAVQLNSIGFSFTQGQLFTLAALPGLVGASLRFFYTFANSIFGGRNWTIFSTSILLLPLLGIAYAVQNVNTPYWVFMVLAALCGLGGGNFSSSNANIGAFYPKAKKGTALGINGGVGNLGVSLVQLITPLVITTGIFGVIGGSALVTDTGEQIWLQNAALLWVVPTIVLTVCAYLFMDNLPTARQSIREQASVFKEKHFWIQTLLYTAAFGSFIGYAAAFPMILKLKFPESDLMALAFLGAFLGASSRPFGGWISDKVGAAKVTLIVFGIMALGTVSVIMAITNDNLTMFFVSFVILFIATGLNSGATFAMIPHVFVATKTPAVVGFSAAFAAYGAFFIPKMFGWSLDLVGSFNGALFVMLGLYAISIAITIYYYLRSGAEKPIR